From Candidatus Cloacimonadota bacterium, one genomic window encodes:
- a CDS encoding acetate uptake transporter, with protein sequence MENKLANPAPLGLMGFGMTTVLLNIHNAGFFGLSSMVLAMGIFYGGMAQIIAGMLEFKKGNTFGTTAFTSYGLFWISLVFLLVFPKIGWGDPTLPKFMAWYLFLWGLFTFFMWLATFRANRVIQFVFLSLTILFWLLAIKDWTGSVLIGRIAGWEGIICGLSAIYLAMAEVIKESWGREFLPICEVKKKESGKIEPATKAETEDKE encoded by the coding sequence GGTTTGATGGGATTCGGGATGACAACAGTTCTGCTAAATATTCACAATGCAGGCTTTTTCGGATTAAGTTCTATGGTTTTGGCAATGGGAATATTTTATGGTGGAATGGCACAAATAATTGCTGGAATGCTCGAGTTTAAAAAAGGAAATACTTTTGGAACTACGGCTTTTACATCTTACGGACTCTTCTGGATTTCTCTTGTATTTTTACTTGTATTCCCCAAAATTGGTTGGGGTGACCCAACTCTACCCAAATTTATGGCTTGGTATCTTTTCTTGTGGGGCTTGTTCACATTCTTTATGTGGTTGGCAACTTTTAGGGCGAACCGCGTCATTCAATTTGTATTTCTTTCATTGACCATACTTTTTTGGTTACTCGCGATCAAGGACTGGACAGGCTCAGTTCTCATCGGCAGAATAGCCGGCTGGGAAGGGATCATCTGCGGTCTTTCCGCAATTTATCTTGCTATGGCAGAAGTGATAAAAGAATCCTGGGGAAGAGAATTTCTTCCGATTTGTGAAGTAAAGAAAAAAGAATCTGGAAAAATAGAACCTGCTACAAAAGCGGAAACAGAAGATAAAGAATAA
- a CDS encoding folylpolyglutamate synthase/dihydrofolate synthase family protein, with protein MNYQEFLEEIYEKSAGKKKLQLVNITNFFNAIGNPEKKINAVHIAGTNGKGSTAAMVETILEAHGFKTGLNTSPHLVDYNERFRINKKRVGEKKLLNKYLKFRKLHEKYDTSYFEITTAIACQMFLEEKTDYAIMEVGLGGRLDASVLVNAVITAITNIDYDHTNSLGSTLEKIAGEKAGILKEGIPVCVGKMPKEAKAAILSVAKKKKSPILDVENEIKNSSIKLEESGCSYNISIPQFGINYKNIRINLAGLHQVDNSSLALLMCAALANKFGWKLEEKKVKNGLKNILWDGRMQKIREQPTILVDGAHNPAGIEKLVFNLTHIYEYRKLIVVIAILYDKDFRTMIKKLSKIVDMFVICKSHSDRAAETKDLSDETGKYTQNYIVEEDIQKALQKAKEIADSRDLICVTGSLYTIGEVLSEEWKTN; from the coding sequence ATGAATTATCAAGAATTTTTAGAAGAGATTTACGAAAAATCAGCTGGGAAAAAGAAATTACAGTTGGTCAATATAACTAATTTTTTTAATGCAATTGGAAATCCGGAAAAAAAGATAAATGCCGTTCATATAGCTGGAACAAATGGGAAAGGCTCCACTGCTGCAATGGTGGAAACTATTTTAGAAGCACATGGATTCAAAACCGGTTTAAATACATCCCCGCATCTGGTAGATTATAATGAACGATTCCGAATAAATAAAAAACGGGTAGGCGAAAAAAAGTTACTAAATAAATATCTCAAATTCCGCAAACTACATGAAAAATATGATACTTCATATTTTGAGATAACTACAGCCATCGCCTGCCAGATGTTTTTGGAAGAGAAAACCGATTATGCCATAATGGAAGTTGGCTTAGGAGGGCGCCTTGATGCAAGTGTGCTCGTAAACGCTGTGATAACAGCAATCACGAATATAGATTATGATCACACAAATTCTTTGGGTTCCACTCTTGAAAAAATTGCCGGAGAAAAAGCGGGAATATTGAAAGAGGGTATTCCTGTATGTGTGGGAAAAATGCCAAAAGAGGCAAAAGCAGCGATCCTTTCGGTAGCGAAGAAAAAAAAATCCCCGATTCTCGATGTAGAAAATGAAATAAAAAATTCTTCGATTAAATTGGAAGAATCAGGTTGCTCGTATAATATTTCAATCCCTCAATTTGGAATTAACTACAAAAATATTAGAATAAATCTCGCGGGGCTTCATCAAGTTGATAATTCCTCGCTAGCTTTGCTAATGTGTGCAGCCTTAGCGAATAAATTCGGCTGGAAATTAGAAGAAAAAAAGGTGAAAAACGGGTTGAAAAATATTTTATGGGATGGAAGAATGCAAAAAATTAGGGAGCAGCCTACTATTCTCGTGGATGGTGCTCATAATCCAGCGGGAATTGAGAAACTTGTTTTTAACCTCACACACATTTACGAATATCGAAAACTGATCGTCGTGATTGCCATATTATATGACAAGGATTTTCGCACAATGATCAAAAAGCTAAGTAAAATTGTGGACATGTTCGTCATCTGCAAATCTCATTCGGACCGAGCAGCGGAAACCAAAGATTTGTCTGATGAAACCGGTAAATACACCCAAAACTATATTGTTGAAGAAGATATTCAAAAAGCATTGCAAAAAGCAAAAGAGATTGCAGATTCTCGAGATTTGATCTGCGTAACCGGCTCGCTTTATACTATCGGGGAAGTGCTGAGTGAAGAATGGAAAACAAATTAA